The Xylocopa sonorina isolate GNS202 chromosome 17, iyXylSono1_principal, whole genome shotgun sequence genome includes a region encoding these proteins:
- the LOC143431205 gene encoding GEL complex subunit OPTI yields the protein MSRSKSEKIGNGGKCELSVWTRAITANSEWPDKEEFLDVIYWAKQAIGIIVGIGWGLIPLKGFIALLLFVLVNAGITYLYFSNFQQIDEEEFGGVWELTKEGFMTSFAGFLVTWIIIYSGLHFD from the exons ATGTCGCGTTCAAAATCTGAGAAGATCGGGAACGGTGGTAAATGTGAGTTGAGCGTGTGGACACGTGCGATAACAGCGAACTCCGAATGGCCAGACAAA GAAGAATTTCTTGACGTTATATATTGGGCTAAACAAGCAATTGGTATTATAGTTGGTATAGGATGGGGTCTTATACCTTTGAAAGGTTTCATAGCTCTGCTATT GTTTGTATTAGTTAACGCAGGTATAACGTACCTGTATTTTAGCAATTTTCAACAAATTGATGAAGAAGAATTCGGCGGTGTATGGGAATTAACTAAGGAAGGTTTTATGACATCGTTTGCTGGTTTCTTG GTGACTTGGATTATTATATATTCAGGACTGCATTttgattaa